In Mauremys reevesii isolate NIE-2019 linkage group 16, ASM1616193v1, whole genome shotgun sequence, a single window of DNA contains:
- the ZNF821 gene encoding zinc finger protein 821 isoform X2: MSRRKQTTPNKVHWEQVFAGLEEQARQAMMKNDFPGAFGEQRPTIHQLQDQDSSSSDSEGEEEETTQDEVSSHTSEEDGTMVKVKTELENAEQPVAGNQQIGENEVTEDLNTASMLGLSQCPLCQLECGSREQLIAHVYQHTAAVVSAKSYMCPVCGRALSSPGSLGRHLLIHSEDQLSNCAVCGAHFTSHATFNSEKLPEVLSADSLPTLHSEGPSGAEDKDVAFNAPVYPAGILLVCNNCAAYRKLLEAQAPGVRKWALRRQNEPLEVRLQRLERERTAKKSRRDNETPEEREVRRMRDREAKRLQRMQETDEQRARRLQRDREAMRLKRANETPEKRQARLIREREAKRLKRRLEKMDMMLRAQFGQDPSAMAALAAEMNFFQLPVSNVELESQLLGKMAFEEQSNSTLH, encoded by the exons GGGAGCAAGTCTTCGCAGGGCTGGAGGAGCAAGCCCGCCAGGCCATGATGAAAAATGACTTTCCTGGAGCCTTTGGAGAGCAGCGGCCAACAATTCaccaactgcaggatcaggactcCAGCAGCA GTGAcagtgagggtgaggaagaggagACCACGCAGGATGAAGTCTCTTCTCACACTTCTGAGGAGGATGGCACGATGGTGAAAGTGAAAACGGAATTAGAAAATGCAGAGCAGCCTGTAGCTGGAAACCAACAGATTGGAGAAAATGAG GTGACTGAGGATTTGAATACAGCGTCCATGCTGGGACTGTCGCAGTGCCCACTCTGCCAGCTGGAATGTGGGAGCAGAGAGCAGCTCATTGCTCACGTGTACCAG CACACTGCAGCTGTGGTCAGCGCCAAGAGCTACATGTGTCCGGTGTGTGGCAGAGCCCTCAGCTCCCCAGGGTCCCTGGGGCGACACCTCCTGATCCACTCAGAGGACCAACTGTCAAACTGTGCAGTGTGTGGGGCACACTTCACCAGCCATGCCACATTCAACAG TGAGAAACTGCCAGAAGTGCTTAGTGCAGATTCCTTGCCCACCCTGCACAGCGAGGGCCCGTCTGGTGCTGAGGACAAGGACGTTGCCTTTAACGCCCCTGTGTATCCTGCGGGCATCCTCCTAGTGTGCAACAACTGTGCTGCCTATCGCAAGCTGCTGGAGGCACAGGCTCCTGGCGTGCGCAAGTGGGCGCTTCGCCGGCAGAACGAGCCACTAGAAGTGCGGCTTCAGCGCCTGGAGCGGGAGCGCACGGCCAAGAAGAGCCGGCGGGACAACGAGACGCCAGAGGAGCGGGAGGTGAGGCGCATGCGGGACCGAGAGGCTAAACGCCTGCAGCGCATGCAAGAGACAGACGAACAGCGGGCGAGGCGGCTACAGAGGGACCGGGAGGCCATGAGACTGAAACGTGCTAATGAGACCCCGGAGAAGCGGCAGGCTCGGCTCATCCGGGAGCGCGAGGCCAAGAGGCTGAAGCGGCGCCTGGAGAAAATGGACATGATGCTTCGGGCCCAGTTTGGCCAGGACCCCTCTGCCATGGCTGCTTTGGCAGCCGAGATGAACTTCTTCCAGCTGCCAGTGAGCAACGTGGAGCTGGAAAGCCAACTGCTGGGCAAGATGGCCTTCGAGGAGCAGAGCAACAGCACGCTGCATTGA
- the ATXN1L gene encoding ataxin-1-like, with protein MKPAHERSQECLPPKKRDLPVTSEDVGRVASCSTNHTPVSATPEWCRSVVVTGQSQAPLRYSLGSDGDQAVAGLTVDQYGMLYKVSVPPATFSPTGLHPVVNMSPLPPSFNVTSSLIQHPGIPYPPIHYAQIPSTSLQFIGSHYTVPYAVPPSFLPSPLLSPSTNLTTSHVPRFVPYASLFTEDATPSPQTTSPSHAFSKAAAVISPSGQMQHHAGVQPLDITQSRVPVYYQMSRLPPGYSAYETSTVGGSPDPPLQESQLSSEVASANGGQRHLEHSVVRRTSEALASASNKAEGPQPGAAVQCVVDGQLFSGYQTLRTEDSVPAHRSTPDTDLEVQRVVGVLASQDYSILAAQRKDGLSPLNLCHNIPDEHGDSRGLLRNPVETAEKNQARSPYVMSPEEPVRHRQLPKGMVVANGKPVLVRIGSEPIRSSASEILMRQSPDAQTRGSSRDKDSAQLQPPSSSHLPSHFMKGAIIQLATGELKRVEDLQTQDFVRSAEVSGGLKIDSSTVVDIQESQWPGFVTLHFVVGEQQSKVSIDVPPEHPFFVYGQGWSSCSPGRTAQLFALPCHRLQVGDVCISISLQSLNGNSASQANCPLAGQLVPTRERPERTGQGPREPSDRASERKNQTERDSAAQISCTEPSQPDPGAQHCWTAPGFQRYSLQGEESHPSLLRPSFIPQEVKLSIEGRSNAGK; from the coding sequence ATGAAACCTGCTCATGAGAGAAGCCAGGAATGCCTTCCCCCAAAGAAACGAGACCTTCCTGTCACCAGTGAGGATGTGGGGAGGGTAGCCAGCTGCTCTACCAATCACACACCGGTGAGCGCTACCCCAGAGTGGTGCAGGAGCGTGGTGGTGACTGGGCAGAGCCAAGCACCGTTACGATACAGCCTTGGCAGTGATGGTGATCAAGCAGTAGCTGGCCTGACTGTGGATCAATATGGCATGTTATACAAAGTGTCTGTGCCTCCAGCCACCTTCTCTCCCACTGGCCTCCACCCAGTTGTGAACATGAGTCCTCTGCCCCCTAGCTTTAATGTAACCTCTTCCCTGATCCAGCATCCAGGGATTCCATATCCCCCCATCCACTATGCTCAGATTCCCTCTACGTCTCTTCAGTTTATAGGGTCACATTACACAGTGCCCTATGCTGTGCCCCCCAGCTTCCTCCCTAGTCCTCTTCTATCACCTTCTACCAACCTCACCACCTCTCATGTTCCCCGTTTTGTGCCATATGCCTCTCTTTTTACAGAAGACGCCACTCCTTCCCCCCAGACTACCTCTCCTTCCCATGCTTTCAGCAAAGCTGCCGCTGTCATCTCCCCTTCAGGCCAAATGCAGCACCATGCTGGAGTCCAGCCACTGGACATCACACAGAGTAGAGTTCCTGTGTATTACCAGATGTCTCGGCTCCCACCAGGGTATTCAGCATATGAGACCTCCACTGTAGGAGGAAGCCCAGATCCTCCTCTGCAAGAAAGTCAACTGAGTTCAGAGGTAGCCTCTGCCAATGGTGGACAGAGACATCTGGAGCATAGTGTGGTGAGGAGGACCAGTGAGGCTTTGGCCTCTGCCAGCAATAAAGCTGAAGGCccgcagcctggggctgcagTGCAGTGTGTGGTGGATGGACAGCTCTTTTCAGGTTATCAGACTCTGAGAACAGAGGACTCTGTACCAGCTCACAGAAGCACGCCAGACACTGACTTGGAGGTGCAGAGAGTGGTTGGGGTGTTGGCTTCTCAGGATTACTCGATTCTGGCAGCCCAGAGAAAGGATGGCCTGAGCCCTTTAAACCTTTGCCATAATATCCCTGATGAGCATGGGGACTCCAGGGGCTTGCTGAGGAACCCAGTGGAAACAGCTGAGAAAAACCAGGCCAGGAGTCCATATGTGATGTCCCCTGAGGAGCCGGTTAGACACAGACAGTTACCCAAAGGAATGGTGGTAGCCAATGGCAAGCCAGTCTTGGTGCGTATTGGGTCTGAGCCCATCAGGTCTTCTGCTTCAGAAATCCTGATGAGACAGAGTCCAGATGCACAGACCCGTGGAAGCTCACGTGACAAGGACTCAGCCCAGttgcagccccccagctcctcacatctGCCCTCCCATTTCATGAAAGGAGCCATCATACAGCTGGCCACAGGGGAGCTGAAGCGGGTAGAAGACCTGCAGACCCAGGACTTTGTGCGGAGTGCTGAGGTTAGCGGGGGCCTGAAGATTGACTCCAGCACAGTGGTGGATATCCAGGAGAGCCAGTGGCCTGGGTTTGTCACACTGCATTTTGTGGTTGGGGAGCAGCAGAGTAAAGTGAGCATTGATGTACCCCCTGAGCATCCCTTCTTCGTGTATGGCCAGGGCTGGTCCTCCTGTAGCCCAGGGCGCACTGCTCAGCTCTTTGCTCTGCCCTGTCACAGGCTGCAGGTGGGCGATGTCTGCATATCAATCAGTTTACAGAGCTTGAATGGCAACTCTGCTTCTCAGGCTAACTGCCCTCTTGCAGGCCAGCTGGTGCCCACCAGAGAGAGGCCCGAGAGAACAGGGCAGGGACCCAGAGAGCCATCTGACAGAGCCAGTGAGAGGAAGAATCAGACAGAAAGGGACAGTGCAGCCCAGATTTCCTGTACAGAGCCCTCCCAGCCTGACCCTGGTGCTCAGCACTGCTGGACAGCCCCAGGCTTCCAAAGATACAGCTTGCAGGGGGAGGAGTCTCATCCGTCCCTGCTTCGTCCCTCTTTCATTCCACAGGAGGTCAAGCTGTCCATCGAAGGGCGTTCTAATGCAGGGAAGTGA